From the Nematostella vectensis chromosome 7, jaNemVect1.1, whole genome shotgun sequence genome, the window tttttttttcttttgcgaaacgaaaagtaataaaaaaaagctaatAATATTTCAGATTTTGTCCAATTTTTTAAGATTTATTGACCAGGCATTTAATCAACAAAAATGTTTATAATAGACCATTATAAAAGCAGAAATAAAAAGCGAAAAACCTTATAGTTATCTGAAATAATAGATTTTGTTGATAGCATCAATTAGATTTTTTATGCTAACatagaaatatatttttgttatgttaTTCAGATTACTACATGGACGCATGGCTGCTCTACCGTGACACAAGTTTCCGAATGGCTTACTCCATTCCAAGCAGTAACGAGTACCAAACGATGGCAAACAGTACCGAAAAACTGGTTAGTGAACTTTTCATATTAGAATCAATGTGAATCACACAAAAATAGCTCTGACTTGTATTTCCCAAAATCTCCCCTTTTTGAGACTTTTTGAGGGATAAAAGTTCTTCCTTGCCCCGTTTTATGGTTAAAGTCGAGGatttcttgcatttttttattccagCTGAGCAATTATTTCGACGTGAACTACGTTACTGGCTACCTGAAGACTAAATTCATGGAATTCAGGTACGGATCGAGTTATTGAGTTGAGGTATGGCATAATGAATGATACAGTTATACACAACTCGTTACAAATAACGTTGAACTCGGAGAATGCATGTGTCGTAGCTCCCTTTACTTCATCGGTATCTAATCGAATCTAAGCAAAGGCAAACCGAACAACTCGAATTAAAATATAGTCGATtctcgacatgacggaaaagcATGACATGACGCCTCAAATAAGCTCACTTCGCATccaataaggcggaaaatttctttaagtacttagtgagtaatagcacTAAGTACTGTactgatgcgactttttgtaaagtgccattgaaatttgagcttttcgtccctgagctcatacatagcgcaagaatgaccaagaaaaatatatcttttaaaaccaaaatctgggtatgtgcatttcgttatttgtgttttgaaattcATTCCGGAAAACAAGGAACCGATAGACTTTGTCAGAAATTGTCTCTTATTTCTATATCTTGAATTTCGCTTTAATCAGtttttttccgtcatgtctcgATTCTCTAGTTTGCGTCCTTGTCAAACCAAATAAAATCAAACTGCCCCAGAGTTTTGATTGAAAATGCCATGGAAGAAATTACAAAAGGTATAGGTAAGGTATTAATAAGGTATAAGTGCTTTCGCGTTCAGTTCACCGAAAACTTACTACTTGGAGCGAAtatattaatttattatttttcaaaattatttacTATATGTATGCAATCATCCCCTTCtatttttcaataaatttCCATTTGTTGTGCTTTTAGTCCACAGACGTCTACGTCTGGTCTCACTAATCTCGCCGCAAAAATAAGATTCTACTGCCTCAGAACATCACGTGAGACCCTGATGCGAGAGCTGAATATATTTGTGTCTGCTCCTGACTCGACATTTGAAAACGAGATCACCAAGCTCAGATTTAGTAAGTATGCATTCGCAGAactttgattattattattattattattattattattattattattattattattattattattattattattattattattattattattattattattgttgttgttgttgttgttgttgttgttgttgttgttgttgttgttgttgttgttgttgttgttgttattattattattattgcagGCAAGCTCGACTGCAAGCCgcccaaaataaatataaagccCTCCGTAGACACACCCAAAATTGTGGGTGTTATCAGAAGAtcttttcctgtttttacTGTAAGCATCCGACAAGACTGTCCGTCCAACGACAATCTTCTCATATATTGGCAAATAGCCACATTGGCTAACTCTAGAAAGGTCTTGTCACCATTGTCGCCTCCGCAGCATTTAAACATCAACAAGTTTTTATTGCTGCCAGAGATGTACCCTATGGTGGACACGTTATATATACGATGTGTAGCGCTACTTCAAGGATTCCAGTGGACCTTCTCCATGGACGACAGATTCATAAAACTGATTGACGCAGATGTTGTGGCAAAGGTACAGGGGCCTTCAATAGCGATACGTGGAATATCTGACATAGAGTTAGACGCATCGCATTCTTATCTTACCACGTCTTCTGAGTGGGCGAAACGTGTGATTCTAACATATTCGTGGTATTGCTTTGGACCTGTGATGGATAAGAGAATAGATCAAGCTGGAAAGGTTAAATGCAGTCCAAAAGGAGAACGCTTAGGAATTGCTACTGAGGCCTTACACATAAATGCGAGTGATCTTGTTGAAGGAAACTACGCGTTTCAGATGATCGTAGAAGCTGATGGGGTAACATCCGTGGCGGTTCAAAACGTAACAGTGTATGGATTTCAGGGACTTTCGATAAGGTAATTCTTGCCTAATATTATGTAGAATGTGCAAGAAACAGCCATTCAATATTAAACAGATGTCAACCTTTAATCTAAAATGATTATTGTGATTCTTTTCTTGTTTATCATTtaaaatacagcggtttatttgcaagtaaactttaaaataacaatatgTTATTGgcgatatttgattaaaaatatacTTGCTTGAACTAGCAGATGGAAATGCATCCTTTGAATGACTCGctattgagcgggagcataaaatggcggcgtgattggccttttttAATGAACTCTTTCTTTAGGTGTCAAAGCAACTGTGGTCGTAAGATCAATTCACAAATCACCGGGATATTGGAAGCGGAGTGTCGTGGTTCTGTCTGCAGCCTTCAACGTCGATACCTATGGTCTGCCGTCTACACGGAATCGGCTTCAGAAAAATGGCGCGAAGTGAACCTGACTAACGATCCTTACAGCTCGCGCATTAGTCTCACAAACTTACCAGAGATCCTTAACACATCAACAAATATTGATAAACCATTTATTATCAAAGTTCGCGCTTTCTTTGGTGATAGCGCTCAAATTACATCTACTGCTGACTTCATCCTCAACTCTGTGCCCGCCACTGATTATACAGGAGAGGCTGGCTGTTTCGTGAATGTGCGGCAAGGATACGCAATGAAGACCAAGTTTCAAATATCCTGCGAACGATGGCAGGACGAGGATATGCCACTATCTTACAAGTTCCAGTACTTGAGTGAGTTTGGTAACATTATACTTCAGTCAGGTTATTTGGCAAATGCATCCGCAGAGCTATTACCGGGAAATGCTACTTTGGATTACATGGTCGATATTGAGTGCGTAGTGGTCGACTCACTTGGAGCAAGCGCTACAGTAAAATTACCTGTTAaggtaagaaaacaaaatattgggattgaaaaaacaaagaacGCCCGGTGCGTTATTAAATTTCGACGGTCCTAGGGGGGTGGTTCAATAGATAGAAAGCGTTTATTTGAAAAGGGCTTTCTTTACAACtgtgaaaatataacaaacccaagtgcagtgggaTTCTAATactatgtcgtttgtttttaagctgggagggagggtatGGGGGCGTTCATTGTAGTGGGGCGGTAattacaaacttgtaagctttAGAGGgagcgttcattagataggaggcgttctttagagaGGGgacgtttattagatcatctACAGTATTACAATATCTCTTGCAGGTACTGCCACCATCTGAATCGGAAGTCAAGTCCTTGCTTAAGAACATCAAAAACACACTATCCGACCTGATCGAGTCAGGTGACCAAGACAAAGCTGCtgacatgtctttgttttccCTCTCCGTGATGAAGACACGAAATAACTCAGCAAAAGAGGAGGCGGAGGTAGGTTAGATGTTATCAAGTATTTTTTGTCCCTGTCCATGACAGACACACAAGAACTAGGCAAATCAGTAAGCGGAGGTAGATTGGCTGGTGACAGTCTCTCTTCTCCCTGTCAGTAAGCTGTTTACATGtccttattgtttttgtttgtttgtttgtttttgtttcgttTTCACACGATAAAGACACTTGGTTTTTGTATCCAGTTAATTTCCTTCATAACAACGGCACGTACAGCCATAAATGCTAGACGAACCTGTTTGCGCAAGTCTTATTCAATGTTATCTTAGCTCTATTGAGACCATGCTATATCAGTTAATCTGTGACCAGGAGAAGCCTGGAAGCCATAAGGGCCCCATCCATACATCTAAAACCACTATTATAGTCAAATAACCATATTTATGAAGTCAAAAGCAGCAATCAAACTCAATAACgttgtttccttttttcttctcGGTAATAAATATATTCCTGATCCTTTTCAAACTCAAGATCAAGGCAAACATCCTGGATGAGATGGCGGACATTGTGGTACAAACACTTCCCCAAGTGACAAAATTCGCAGTTCTCGGAGCTGAAACAACACACCAAGATTGGCCTATGTCCAATAAAACAAAGGTATATAGTTATCGTTTACTTTAACTTTTATTAACTGTTTCCAAAATGAGGGACTAgcattgttttctttacagaaaAATGCCTTAAATCTGATAACAAAGACAGCAAACACCTTGAAGAACTTGACCTCTGAAGGAAATATGGGAATTGATGCGGACCTTGTAAAAAATGTGGCCGAAATATTTATTGACGGAGTAAGCAATGTGCTGCTTTCAGCAATACCAGATAATGTAAGTAATCTACTTGCTATTAtaagttatatattttttaatgaattttATATCGCAAAATAAGTGAGGGCGAGCCAGAAAAGGAAGTTCGAGATCCGATTTTTCAGTGAAAATATCCAATTCAATAGATGACTTGCACTTGTACTAAATGATCACATTACTTTGATCAAAATTgccaaattcaagccaaaataaacacagaaatgactgGCCCCTCACGCCAGAGAATGACTAAGAAAtcaaatatttaaatgaaaacaatttcTTTCTGACAAAGACTTTTTCTGGCTTATTCATTCGCGCTAAATAAGATGCACAGCTTGAGCACGCGCGACATAGGGGCATAGGGGAATAGTTATGTGGAAGCCctccaacattttttttttcttgctacCATTATTGGAATCGTATTTGGTAGCCTATAAATATTTCCCCATTTgtaaatttgttttaaaagtaAACACCATCTTTCATTTATTACTTGGCAGAGCGGTTCAATTTCATTCTTCCATTGTTCTTTTCTTACAGGAGGTGGATATATCACACAAATGCGCCAACGTTTCCCAGACAATAGCAAGGACGTTCGCAACTCTGAAAGCAGTTGGCATCGGCTCAGTGAGCATCACATCCAAAGcaataaccatcaatgttaaCAGAGATACACCCTTGGCTTTTGATAGTAAGAGCAATGTCAAGCactttataataaaataaattgtgaGAGCGTTTTGTGCATTGTGTCAAATATTTCGCTCGGTAGATTATCACTGTACTAATGTCAATGCACATGTTTTATCGGGTTACTAACTCTTTTTTCTTCCAGGAGTGAGTACGCGGACGGGCAGAAGTACTTTGATGCTACCTCCATCCGTCACATTGTTTCCGAATACATCAGCAACCCCTCCATCTATTGATCTGCAGGTAAAGGTTTTTCTATAAATGAGTGTGGCCTTGAAGATATCTATTTTTTACTTACTGCACTGAACCAGCTCTGCTTAAACCGGACACAGTCCTTCGCCACTACTTATTGCTCATTAGGGCTGGTAGATCTGCACGCACACAGCAATGTCGTTGGCAAGTTGCTTAAAGTATGTAATTTGGGGGCGTCCCTGTGATCTATTGCCATGGGACGGGCGTCCAATCACTACGTCCCGTCTAGTTCTTTGTTTCGTCAGCAGTGATCCAGTGATATGTAATATACCTTGCTCCTACGACAGTGGTGAAAGTCAACCTAAAGCTTGGCAATTtgtatatataattttttatttcctcTTTTTGCAGGTCATACAGTTTGTTGCGAATCCATTTTTTGGAGACCCAAGCCAAGTATCTGTGAATTCCGAAGTTCTTGACGTCAGTTTGTATGTGGAATCTTTTGGCGAGCTCAAAGTTAAGAACCTGCAACCACCAATTAACCTCTTCATTCcgctaaaaagaaaacatcaaaATGAAAGTAAAATGCAGAGTCCTTCACACTTCGTAAAGCCAACATTGAATGCCTCAAATACAATGAACATGACATTTCATCGGATTTTTATAACTTCAGAGTATGTCAATCTGACAGTAACATTGAAGCCAGAGGCTGGAAGCTACGTAGATGTGTTTGTAAAACCAGCCGTTCGACCGTCATATGACCAGTATGtcttcaagaaaaaaatcccAGATCTGAACGCCTGCTTTGACTCAAAGCTTTCACCGTGGAATGCAGTCGATGGTTGTAAAAGGGATCCGTTCTCTTTTGATATAAACAGTAAAATTACAGGAGCCAAGGGTCTCCACTTCATTGGAGTTCGGTTCCAACCTTTGAAGGGAAAAGAAAGCTCTGACACTGAGTTAAATGGAATGCCGAACCTAGATGAGAGTTCTCATAACGCTAGGATCGTAAGGAGGAACAATCAGATTGAATTTTCATGCAAGAGTTCTAATGGTCGTCAAAAGCGCGCGTGTGTCGGTGTAAAAGATCCACCCCCCACACCTCCACGGCCTACGCAAGTATTTTATCCAGTCTACGACAGCACGACAGACGTTAACTACACTTTGCAAATATCTATGGCATCGTGTGTTTACTGGGATCATGCACGGGGGACCTGGAGCAGTGACGGGTGTACGGTTAGTATGAGGGTCAAAGTGTAGCAGGGACCAGATTTTCGTTAGTCTGATATTGATAGGTCATGtaatattcttttattttttagttcttttaaaaaattaccAAACATAAGTTATATAAAGAAGTACTGGAAATGATTATGTTATGATATAATGGCATTGGAACCgaacatataaaaaaaatacatttcgtCGTTTGATTGAATTGTCTCAGGGATATCAGCCTTAGCGCATGGCAATGCCTGTGGAAATAGGATCGAGTGTTCCTAGGGCCTTGATCGCAAGGTTAATGATGACAGGATTTCCTAGATATGTTTTCAAATCAACTGATTCAGTGTTTAGCGGTCCAAATAGAAGTCCAACGTGTTAACGGAATCCAGTGGGTAATATTGATTGCTTGGTAAGTTCAAGGAAAGTAAtaatttgtgttttttaacAGATTGGAAAACAGTCCAACACCTCCCATGTTCACTGTCTCTGCAACCATCTTACGCCTTTTGGCGGCGACTTTCTGATTGCACCAAACCCTATCGATTTTGACAAGGTTCTAATGGAGTTCTCTCGTCTCGGAGAGACTGGTAACGTGTTAGTTCTCGTGATGGTTTGCGTGCTGTGGGCTGTTTATTTACTTGGACTGATGGTGGCAAGGAGGGCAGATGTCAACGATATTAGCAAAGTAAGAACTATATACAACTCATAAACCTCGATAAATCCATACACCTCTAAATATCCGAGCACTTGTTGCAAGTATCAAATAACCCTGTTTTATAAATATCATGTAATGACTAACCAGGAATCCCAAGATGTTGAAATTCCTAGGCTAAAACTAAGTTTACCTGACCCCGAGTTTATTAGAGTAACAAAAAAGCAAATGATTCGATGTTCCACAGGAATTATGCAGCACTCTTATAAATTCTGAAgactcttcgtcggcggcttACTACAAAATCACTATATTCACTGGAGTGTGGAAGGGCTGTGGGACGACCTCAAGTGTAGGAATGACACTTTACGGGGACAGAGACAACAGCAGGCCTTTTTATTTCAACAACAGCACAAAAGGACCCTCCTTTTTTAGCCGTGGAAGTGTAACTTCATTTATCGTCAAGTGCAGGACACTTGGAAATATTTTTAGGGTAGAGCTGTGGCATGACAATTCTGGGCCAAATCCATCCTGGTTTATCGACCGAATAGAAATCGCTGAAGAACATTCCGGCAAATACTGGTATTTTTTAGCACGGAGATGGCTAGCTGTACATAAGGAGGGTATTCATGTGACACTGCCCATTTCCGATATCAGCGATCTGCGCAAGttcaaaaacatattttattcGCGAGCGTCGAAACAATTCTGCGATGCGCATTTATGGCTATCAATATTTACTAGAACGACACAAAGTCCATTCACGAGATGTCAGCGGCTTGCGTGTTGCTTTCTTATAGTTTTTGGATCGATGGTTGTCAACGCCATGTTTTACCAGTTCGGGAAGCAAACGGATGATGACTTTCATGTCGGCCCTGTCCGCGTAAGTCTCAGTGGAATAAAGATCGGTGTTCAAAGTGCTCTGATGCTTCTTCCCGTAACGACCTTAGTGgttcttatttttaaaaatattaaacaacAGAGAATAACCCTTTCTCTTGGCGACCCAGAGGCCCTAGAGAAAATAACTGTCGGGTGCCTCCCAGCAGGGGCTACCTGGATCGCGTGGCTCATCTGCTTATCTGGTTCTGCTGCATCCTCAGTGTTTACGGTGTTTTACAGTCTCGTATGGGGGGCTGAAATCTCCAACCAGTGGCTAATCTCAACAATGGTGTCATTCGTCGAGGATATCTTCTTCATTCAGCCAGTAAAACTAATTATCTTGTCATGCCTTCTTGCTTGGATCATCAAGCCAGATTTAGGCAAAGAAAAGGACAGTTTTACTAGTCACTGCGTGCTGTTGCGACACGAAGAAGTTTCATTACCCGCAGCAAGGAAACTTAAGAAATGCCGGGAACGAAAAGTCAAGCGTCGGTGGCTAACGGCTACTACTATTGAAATTGCTGCATTCTTATTTTTCGTTTACCTTGTGTTTGTCGTCTGTTATGGTCGTCGCGACAGCAGAATGTTCACAATGACAGAAAGTGTTAAGGGACACTTTCCGGAATTTCAAGAGGTGAGACTCGATTTTATGATAGTGGATACGTTCGCGTAGTAAGGTCCTTATATACAAAGCTGTAAA encodes:
- the LOC5520843 gene encoding uncharacterized protein LOC5520843 isoform X2; amino-acid sequence: MKAPHSLYILVAITFRATLCQDSCNKPLGLEDERIKDAQFTALTAYDENIKVYGPQRARLNLLKWPQGYRGNPKSQENSWVSVDFGRGVVITGIATQGYGERGIQEWVSMFMLMYSTQEDDNEKTLAPADRSSEWLFQGNYDASTVVRQSILRPVIASRVKLIPIEWHTNVGLRMELFGCDADYYMDAWLLYRDTSFRMAYSIPSSNEYQTMANSTEKLLSNYFDVNYVTGYLKTKFMEFSPQTSTSGLTNLAAKIRFYCLRTSRETLMRELNIFVSAPDSTFENEITKLRFSKLDCKPPKINIKPSVDTPKIVGVIRRSFPVFTVSIRQDCPSNDNLLIYWQIATLANSRKVLSPLSPPQHLNINKFLLLPEMYPMVDTLYIRCVALLQGFQWTFSMDDRFIKLIDADVVAKVQGPSIAIRGISDIELDASHSYLTTSSEWAKRVILTYSWYCFGPVMDKRIDQAGKVKCSPKGERLGIATEALHINASDLVEGNYAFQMIVEADGVTSVAVQNVTVYGFQGLSIRCQSNCGRKINSQITGILEAECRGSVCSLQRRYLWSAVYTESASEKWREVNLTNDPYSSRISLTNLPEILNTSTNIDKPFIIKVRAFFGDSAQITSTADFILNSVPATDYTGEAGCFVNVRQGYAMKTKFQISCERWQDEDMPLSYKFQYLSEFGNIILQSGYLANASAELLPGNATLDYMVDIECVVVDSLGASATVKLPVKVLPPSESEVKSLLKNIKNTLSDLIESGDQDKAADMSLFSLSVMKTRNNSAKEEAEIKANILDEMADIVVQTLPQVTKFAVLGAETTHQDWPMSNKTKKNALNLITKTANTLKNLTSEGNMGIDADLVKNVAEIFIDGVSNVLLSAIPDNEVDISHKCANVSQTIARTFATLKAVGIGSVSITSKAITINVNRDTPLAFDRVSTRTGRSTLMLPPSVTLFPNTSATPPSIDLQVIQFVANPFFGDPSQVSVNSEVLDVSLYVESFGELKVKNLQPPINLFIPLKRKHQNESKMQSPSHFVKPTLNASNTMNMTFHRIFITSEYVNLTVTLKPEAGSYVDVFVKPAVRPSYDQYVFKKKIPDLNACFDSKLSPWNAVDGCKRDPFSFDINSKITGAKGLHFIGVRFQPLKGKESSDTELNGMPNLDESSHNARIVRRNNQIEFSCKSSNGRQKRACVGVKDPPPTPPRPTQVFYPVYDSTTDVNYTLQISMASCVYWDHARGTWSSDGCTIGKQSNTSHVHCLCNHLTPFGGDFLIAPNPIDFDKVLMEFSRLGETGNVLVLVMVCVLWAVYLLGLMVARRADVNDISKELCSTLINSEDSSSAAYYKITIFTGVWKGCGTTSSVGMTLYGDRDNSRPFYFNNSTKGPSFFSRGSVTSFIVKCRTLGNIFRVELWHDNSGPNPSWFIDRIEIAEEHSGKYWYFLARRWLAVHKEGIHVTLPISDISDLRKFKNIFYSRASKQFCDAHLWLSIFTRTTQSPFTRCQRLACCFLIVFGSMVVNAMFYQFGKQTDDDFHVGPVRVSLSGIKIGVQSALMLLPVTTLVVLIFKNIKQQRITLSLGDPEALEKITVGCLPAGATWIAWLICLSGSAASSVFTVFYSLVWGAEISNQWLISTMVSFVEDIFFIQPVKLIILSCLLAWIIKPDLGKEKDSFTSHCVLLRHEEVSLPAARKLKKCRERKVKRRWLTATTIEIAAFLFFVYLVFVVCYGRRDSRMFTMTESVKGHFPEFQEVEGPSSFWKWTSDVLLPALYDKKQNAALDEGFIGNGKLFLVGMPRIRQLRVVSSKLMHYVFDR
- the LOC5520843 gene encoding uncharacterized protein LOC5520843 isoform X1 → MKAPHSLYILVAITFRATLCQDSCNKPLGLEDERIKDAQFTALTAYDENIKVYGPQRARLNLLKWPQGYRGNPKSQENSWVSVDFGRGVVITGIATQGYGERGIQEWVSMFMLMYSTQEDDNEKTLAPADRSSEWLFQGNYDASTVVRQSILRPVIASRVKLIPIEWHTNVGLRMELFGCDADYYMDAWLLYRDTSFRMAYSIPSSNEYQTMANSTEKLLSNYFDVNYVTGYLKTKFMEFSPQTSTSGLTNLAAKIRFYCLRTSRETLMRELNIFVSAPDSTFENEITKLRFSKLDCKPPKINIKPSVDTPKIVGVIRRSFPVFTVSIRQDCPSNDNLLIYWQIATLANSRKVLSPLSPPQHLNINKFLLLPEMYPMVDTLYIRCVALLQGFQWTFSMDDRFIKLIDADVVAKVQGPSIAIRGISDIELDASHSYLTTSSEWAKRVILTYSWYCFGPVMDKRIDQAGKVKCSPKGERLGIATEALHINASDLVEGNYAFQMIVEADGVTSVAVQNVTVYGFQGLSIRCQSNCGRKINSQITGILEAECRGSVCSLQRRYLWSAVYTESASEKWREVNLTNDPYSSRISLTNLPEILNTSTNIDKPFIIKVRAFFGDSAQITSTADFILNSVPATDYTGEAGCFVNVRQGYAMKTKFQISCERWQDEDMPLSYKFQYLSEFGNIILQSGYLANASAELLPGNATLDYMVDIECVVVDSLGASATVKLPVKVLPPSESEVKSLLKNIKNTLSDLIESGDQDKAADMSLFSLSVMKTRNNSAKEEAEIKANILDEMADIVVQTLPQVTKFAVLGAETTHQDWPMSNKTKKNALNLITKTANTLKNLTSEGNMGIDADLVKNVAEIFIDGVSNVLLSAIPDNEVDISHKCANVSQTIARTFATLKAVGIGSVSITSKAITINVNRDTPLAFDRVSTRTGRSTLMLPPSVTLFPNTSATPPSIDLQVIQFVANPFFGDPSQVSVNSEVLDVSLYVESFGELKVKNLQPPINLFIPLKRKHQNESKMQSPSHFVKPTLNASNTMNMTFHRIFITSEYVNLTVTLKPEAGSYVDVFVKPAVRPSYDQYVFKKKIPDLNACFDSKLSPWNAVDGCKRDPFSFDINSKITGAKGLHFIGVRFQPLKGKESSDTELNGMPNLDESSHNARIVRRNNQIEFSCKSSNGRQKRACVGVKDPPPTPPRPTQVFYPVYDSTTDVNYTLQISMASCVYWDHARGTWSSDGCTIGKQSNTSHVHCLCNHLTPFGGDFLIAPNPIDFDKVLMEFSRLGETGNVLVLVMVCVLWAVYLLGLMVARRADVNDISKELCSTLINSEDSSSAAYYKITIFTGVWKGCGTTSSVGMTLYGDRDNSRPFYFNNSTKGPSFFSRGSVTSFIVKCRTLGNIFRVELWHDNSGPNPSWFIDRIEIAEEHSGKYWYFLARRWLAVHKEGIHVTLPISDISDLRKFKNIFYSRASKQFCDAHLWLSIFTRTTQSPFTRCQRLACCFLIVFGSMVVNAMFYQFGKQTDDDFHVGPVRVSLSGIKIGVQSALMLLPVTTLVVLIFKNIKQQRITLSLGDPEALEKITVGCLPAGATWIAWLICLSGSAASSVFTVFYSLVWGAEISNQWLISTMVSFVEDIFFIQPVKLIILSCLLAWIIKPDLGKEKDSFTSHCVLLRHEEVSLPAARKLKKCRERKVKRRWLTATTIEIAAFLFFVYLVFVVCYGRRDSRMFTMTESVKGHFPEFQEVEGPSSFWKWTSDVLLPALYDKKQNAALDEGFIGNGKLFLVGMPRIRQLRVVSNLDCFSGTDPLLSRTLPRCLPDYSISSEDRSPYSLPGWIPILNNSSNHTKQEISHMCPIPWRYQTGDKLQSMELFTSEISYSGGGFVADLGYDSKTASRIIKTLKELNWIDRKTAGILVEFALFDPSSSLFSAQKFILQRFPSSGSVGVRRLDTISVYHPTNDAFFVFTQVCQLLLIMLILLYIAAEFISLYRQGLGYFRRFWSWVDLLQVLGVLAALVMFYAKEWYVGNFVRRIRHNPYETSSMDYIVFWNEIENTLLSIVIYLMTLKMLRIIRFNLHIYLLTNTLEHAVRFVFSFFVMFVVIVIGCSLMASLAFGEDQQDFSSLPRSIATCLTLIVAPNDSKESDRVIAPLFLIVYSVSVYVLLINLLMAILNESFSRAKSLLNPKEIPEVSYAQHYAKKLKANIGNLFNSKQTNKKMSLGLKSLNGMKTSSDRREEEPLLMESERHQITAKLRKYQDDSRKLDPAIGNLLEQFMDFDSTALHSSIERIMDLEECDYANLEEIGNSLQVISDILKFSISRDDLASQ